A stretch of Natronococcus sp. CG52 DNA encodes these proteins:
- a CDS encoding S8 family peptidase: MDENNNGLDDSYVSRRSLLRAGSSAVAGVGLTGIAAADSGENLEVNVGFENERGRSAAAEAATEVRREFAFDAMTMTVPEQAISGLQRNPNVRYVEEDGEMQAFDQETPWGIERVDAPVAHDAGEDGDGADIAIIDTGIDSTHEALQGVLGEGASFTGCGGLTCLLGGNGNDCNESWDDDNDHGTHCAGTAVAPDDGTGVVGVATQATLHAVKVLSCLGAGSNSDIAAGIEHTAEQGWDVASLSLGGAQSDVVSDACTYAHDRGVFLVAAAGNDGSCSDCVSYPAAEPEVVAISATTEDDELAGFSSTGPEVELAAPGEDVYSTVAGGYDTFSGTSMACPHVAGAAGHLMSNGYTHEEARDRLCETAEDIGLDDNDQGHGLLDVAAALDV; the protein is encoded by the coding sequence ATGGATGAAAATAACAACGGACTAGATGACTCGTACGTAAGCCGCCGATCGCTTCTTCGTGCAGGCTCGAGCGCCGTCGCCGGCGTCGGGCTTACCGGTATCGCCGCCGCGGATTCCGGAGAGAATCTCGAGGTGAACGTCGGATTCGAGAACGAACGCGGTCGGAGTGCGGCAGCAGAGGCGGCGACGGAGGTCCGCCGCGAGTTCGCTTTCGACGCGATGACGATGACCGTCCCGGAGCAGGCGATCTCGGGACTGCAGCGCAACCCCAACGTTCGCTACGTCGAAGAGGACGGCGAGATGCAGGCGTTCGACCAGGAGACCCCGTGGGGGATCGAGCGGGTCGACGCGCCGGTAGCTCACGACGCTGGTGAGGACGGAGACGGTGCGGATATCGCGATCATCGATACCGGGATCGACTCGACACACGAGGCGTTACAGGGCGTTCTCGGCGAGGGGGCGTCGTTCACCGGCTGCGGCGGGCTCACCTGTCTCCTCGGCGGAAACGGGAACGACTGCAACGAGTCGTGGGACGACGACAACGACCACGGAACGCACTGTGCGGGGACGGCCGTCGCACCGGACGACGGAACCGGCGTCGTCGGCGTCGCGACGCAGGCGACGTTGCACGCCGTCAAAGTCCTCAGTTGCCTCGGAGCCGGCTCCAACTCGGATATCGCCGCCGGTATCGAACACACGGCCGAGCAGGGCTGGGACGTCGCGAGCCTGAGCCTCGGCGGCGCCCAGTCGGACGTCGTCTCCGACGCCTGCACGTACGCCCACGATCGAGGCGTCTTCCTCGTCGCAGCCGCGGGCAACGACGGCTCGTGTTCCGACTGCGTGAGCTATCCCGCCGCAGAGCCGGAAGTGGTCGCCATCAGCGCGACTACCGAGGACGACGAACTCGCGGGCTTCTCCTCGACCGGTCCGGAAGTCGAACTCGCCGCACCGGGCGAGGACGTCTACTCGACGGTCGCTGGCGGCTACGATACCTTCTCCGGCACGTCGATGGCGTGTCCGCACGTCGCCGGCGCGGCGGGGCACCTCATGTCCAACGGGTACACCCACGAAGAGGCTCGCGATCGCCTCTGCGAGACGGCCGAGGATATCGGCCTCGACGACAACGACCAGGGACACGGTCTCCTCGACGTTGCCGCCGCTCTGGACGTATAG
- a CDS encoding NAD(P)H-hydrate dehydratase — MITSERMAAVDENADALGVPRKQLMESSGHAVARVVREVAEPGSSVAIVAGRGNNGGDAFVTARFLDEYDVTTLLLGRAETIGTDIARENWEALRAADYDTREVTDSRNLELPDCDVVVDAMLGTGISGELREPAATAAQAINASDATVIAVDVPSGFDTDDGERADDAVEADRVVTFHDQKPGLPDLEAEVTVADIGIPAAAERFAGPGDVTLAKPESRAGRAFVIGGGPYTGAPALAAQAALRAGMELSFVSAPDSVAGEIQGYAEDLIVQPYESDALTPDQVDDLVETAERHDDVVVLGPGLGTAEETLEAARQFLESYTGPAVVDADALSIVPDIETEATIVCTPNRGELAEMGGPDTDSLQEDADAVESFAADLGHVVLAKGVDDVATDGERTRISRSGTPGMAVGGTGDLLAGITAALLEHADPLDAAAAAAYVNGVAGERTSETMGEGYFASDLLEEIPPVLWGGADE, encoded by the coding sequence ATGATCACAAGCGAGCGAATGGCTGCCGTCGACGAGAACGCCGACGCACTCGGCGTACCGCGAAAGCAGTTGATGGAGTCGAGCGGACACGCGGTCGCACGCGTGGTCCGCGAGGTGGCTGAACCGGGCTCGAGCGTCGCCATCGTCGCGGGTCGCGGGAACAACGGCGGGGACGCGTTCGTTACCGCCCGGTTTTTAGACGAGTACGACGTCACGACGCTCCTGCTCGGGCGCGCGGAAACGATCGGGACCGACATCGCTCGCGAGAACTGGGAGGCGCTGCGGGCGGCCGACTACGATACTCGCGAGGTGACGGACTCCCGAAACCTCGAGCTTCCCGACTGCGACGTGGTCGTCGACGCGATGCTCGGAACCGGAATCAGCGGCGAGTTGCGAGAGCCCGCGGCGACCGCTGCACAGGCCATCAACGCGAGCGACGCGACGGTGATCGCGGTCGACGTCCCCTCCGGGTTCGACACCGACGACGGTGAGCGCGCAGACGACGCCGTCGAGGCCGACCGCGTCGTCACGTTCCACGACCAGAAACCCGGCCTTCCCGACCTCGAGGCCGAGGTGACCGTCGCCGACATCGGTATCCCGGCCGCGGCCGAGCGGTTCGCCGGTCCGGGCGACGTCACGCTCGCCAAACCCGAGAGCAGAGCGGGCCGCGCGTTCGTCATCGGCGGCGGCCCCTACACGGGCGCACCCGCACTCGCCGCACAGGCCGCGCTGCGAGCCGGGATGGAGCTTTCGTTCGTCTCCGCACCCGACTCTGTCGCCGGCGAGATCCAGGGCTACGCCGAGGACCTCATCGTCCAGCCCTACGAGAGCGACGCGCTCACTCCCGACCAGGTCGACGACCTCGTCGAGACGGCGGAGCGCCACGACGACGTGGTCGTTCTCGGCCCGGGACTCGGGACCGCAGAGGAGACGCTCGAGGCGGCCCGGCAGTTCCTCGAGTCCTACACCGGCCCTGCGGTCGTCGACGCCGACGCGCTCTCGATCGTCCCCGACATCGAAACCGAGGCGACGATCGTCTGTACGCCTAACCGCGGGGAACTCGCGGAGATGGGCGGCCCCGACACGGACTCGCTGCAGGAGGACGCCGACGCGGTCGAATCGTTCGCCGCCGACCTCGGTCACGTCGTGCTCGCGAAGGGCGTCGACGACGTCGCGACCGACGGCGAGCGCACTCGGATCAGCCGCTCGGGAACGCCGGGGATGGCCGTCGGCGGCACCGGCGACCTTCTGGCCGGCATCACCGCCGCGCTGCTCGAGCACGCCGACCCGCTCGACGCCGCCGCTGCAGCCGCCTACGTCAACGGCGTCGCGGGCGAACGCACCTCGGAGACGATGGGCGAGGGCTACTTCGCGTCGGATCTGCTCGAGGAGATTCCCCCGGTGCTCTGGGGTGGTGCCGATGAGTGA
- a CDS encoding DNA-3-methyladenine glycosylase family protein, with product METGAIALDDLSGGFDLYRTLESGQSYLWRRTDGEMYGGTPASDEWYYTVVDGSETASSRAVVRVRSRDGRLEWESTIDAEPLVRRLLRLDDDLEAIVAAAPDDPLLREAYEAHRGMRLVDDPPFGTLISFICSAQMRVDRIHGMVSTLAREYGDAVSFDGETYHAFPTPAQLATATEGELRDLGLGYRAPYVVRTAKMVAEGEAHPAEARDLEYEDARDYLTRFVGVGDKVADCTLLFSLGFDEAVPLDTWLRSAIEDHYPDCDCGSYAATSRALRERFGGEYAGYAQTYVFHHLRTED from the coding sequence ATGGAGACCGGCGCAATCGCACTCGATGACCTGTCCGGCGGATTCGATCTGTACCGCACGCTCGAGAGCGGTCAGAGCTACCTCTGGCGGCGGACGGACGGCGAGATGTACGGCGGTACGCCGGCATCCGACGAGTGGTACTACACCGTTGTCGACGGCTCGGAAACCGCTTCGTCCCGCGCCGTCGTCCGCGTTCGCAGCCGGGACGGACGACTCGAGTGGGAATCGACGATCGACGCCGAACCGCTCGTTCGCCGGCTGTTGCGCCTCGACGACGATCTCGAGGCTATCGTCGCGGCCGCCCCCGACGATCCGCTGCTCCGGGAGGCCTACGAGGCCCACCGCGGGATGCGCCTGGTCGACGATCCGCCGTTCGGGACGCTGATCTCGTTCATCTGTTCGGCTCAGATGCGCGTCGACCGCATTCACGGAATGGTCTCGACGCTGGCTCGCGAGTACGGTGACGCCGTTTCGTTCGACGGCGAGACCTACCACGCGTTCCCGACGCCGGCCCAGCTCGCGACGGCGACCGAAGGCGAACTTCGCGACCTCGGGCTCGGCTATCGAGCACCGTACGTCGTTCGAACTGCGAAGATGGTCGCCGAGGGCGAGGCCCACCCTGCCGAGGCTCGCGACCTGGAGTACGAGGATGCCCGCGACTACCTGACGCGGTTCGTCGGCGTCGGCGACAAGGTAGCCGACTGCACCCTGCTGTTCTCGCTGGGCTTCGACGAGGCCGTCCCGCTCGACACGTGGCTCAGATCGGCGATCGAGGACCACTATCCCGACTGCGACTGCGGCTCGTACGCGGCGACTTCGCGAGCGCTTCGGGAACGGTTCGGCGGCGAGTACGCCGGTTACGCGCAGACGTACGTTTTCCACCACCTGCGAACCGAGGACTAA
- a CDS encoding DUF555 domain-containing protein, translating to MHCRVVVEAAVPVFDVETEDESIRIAISKTGEMLNPDLNYVEINMGKRTSPSGEELPPAFIAADEALVALELEMTVFNVEREEHASRIARKEIGQRLENIPLEVIEVETIEDEDDEDEAESESSESTADEETADSEAESGDEDDEILPEFEDLVE from the coding sequence ATGCACTGCAGGGTTGTCGTCGAAGCTGCCGTGCCGGTATTCGACGTGGAAACGGAAGACGAGTCGATCCGTATCGCCATCTCGAAGACGGGCGAGATGTTGAACCCTGATCTGAACTACGTCGAGATCAACATGGGCAAGCGTACCTCGCCGTCGGGCGAGGAGCTCCCGCCGGCGTTCATCGCAGCTGACGAGGCGCTCGTCGCACTCGAGCTGGAGATGACCGTCTTCAACGTCGAGCGCGAGGAACACGCCTCGCGTATCGCACGCAAGGAGATCGGTCAGCGCCTCGAGAACATTCCGCTCGAGGTTATCGAAGTCGAAACGATCGAAGACGAGGACGACGAGGACGAAGCCGAGAGCGAGAGTTCGGAGTCGACGGCGGACGAGGAGACGGCCGACTCCGAGGCGGAATCGGGCGACGAGGACGACGAAATCCTGCCGGAGTTCGAGGATCTGGTCGAGTAG
- a CDS encoding phosphohexomutase domain-containing protein: MTLFGTAGIRGPVEDVSPSLALAVGQAAGEPGTTFVVGRDGRETGPALAAAVEAGLESAGADVLRAGQLPTPALAFASRGRRGVMLTASHNPPSDNGIKLFVDGVEYDSEAEGLIDEQVAGESSGLASWEEWGHSATADVLEQYRDAVENYVRTRFDKRAHPLAGLSVAVDCGNGVGALATPQVLDDLGAEVVAVNANVDGYFSGRASKPTPETLTEFSAFLAEGSFDLGLAHDGDADRLVVLEPDGGVIHEDTVLALVAAHYTETSEAADPVVVTTPNASARIDERVREAGGRVERVRLGSLHEGIARERARGDDDTEVAFAAEPWKHIHTAFGGWIDGVTSAAVVAALTADAGDTATLRAPVTERPYRKVSIDCPDRLKADAMAALETDLPDAFPEATVDTDYGVRLEFEDASWILVRPSGTEPYVRLYAESDEVDELVAEGRAVVDRSIESVR, encoded by the coding sequence ATGACACTGTTCGGGACCGCTGGGATTCGCGGCCCAGTCGAAGACGTATCGCCGTCGCTCGCCCTCGCCGTCGGCCAGGCCGCCGGCGAACCGGGGACGACGTTCGTCGTCGGACGCGACGGCCGAGAGACGGGGCCGGCGCTCGCGGCGGCGGTGGAGGCCGGCCTCGAGAGCGCGGGCGCCGACGTCCTCCGCGCCGGCCAGCTGCCGACGCCGGCGCTCGCGTTCGCCTCGCGCGGCCGTCGAGGCGTCATGCTCACCGCGAGTCACAATCCGCCGAGCGACAACGGAATCAAACTCTTCGTCGACGGCGTCGAGTACGACAGCGAGGCCGAGGGCCTGATCGACGAACAGGTCGCCGGCGAGTCGTCCGGACTCGCGTCGTGGGAGGAGTGGGGCCACTCGGCCACCGCCGACGTCCTCGAGCAGTACCGCGACGCCGTCGAGAACTACGTTCGCACTCGATTCGATAAGCGGGCACATCCGCTGGCGGGGCTGTCGGTCGCGGTCGACTGCGGCAACGGGGTGGGAGCGCTCGCGACGCCGCAGGTCCTCGACGATCTCGGCGCCGAGGTCGTCGCCGTCAACGCGAACGTCGACGGCTACTTCTCCGGGCGCGCCAGCAAACCGACTCCCGAGACGCTGACCGAGTTCAGCGCGTTCCTCGCCGAGGGATCGTTCGACCTCGGCCTGGCCCACGACGGCGACGCCGACCGCCTCGTCGTGCTCGAACCCGACGGCGGGGTTATCCACGAGGACACCGTCCTCGCCCTCGTCGCGGCCCACTACACCGAGACCAGCGAGGCCGCCGACCCCGTCGTCGTCACCACCCCGAACGCCTCGGCCCGAATCGACGAGCGGGTTCGGGAGGCCGGCGGGCGCGTCGAACGCGTCCGACTCGGCTCGCTTCACGAGGGTATTGCTCGAGAACGCGCGCGCGGCGACGATGACACCGAAGTCGCCTTCGCGGCCGAGCCCTGGAAGCACATTCACACCGCTTTCGGCGGCTGGATCGACGGCGTCACGAGCGCGGCCGTCGTCGCCGCGCTCACCGCCGACGCCGGCGATACCGCGACGCTTCGGGCACCCGTCACCGAACGCCCCTATCGGAAGGTGAGCATCGACTGTCCCGACCGGCTCAAGGCCGACGCGATGGCCGCTCTCGAGACCGACCTCCCCGACGCGTTCCCGGAGGCGACCGTCGACACGGATTACGGCGTTCGCCTCGAGTTCGAGGACGCCTCCTGGATACTCGTCCGACCGAGCGGCACCGAACCCTACGTTCGGCTCTACGCCGAGAGCGACGAGGTCGACGAGCTGGTCGCCGAGGGACGAGCCGTCGTCGATCGGTCGATCGAATCGGTACGATAG
- a CDS encoding acylphosphatase, whose protein sequence is MADRTRARVFVSGTVQGVYYRATTRDAAREEGVDGWVKNLEDGRVEAVFEGPEDAVESMLEFCHEGSSAAEVEDVAVEYEEPAGEDGFEVRY, encoded by the coding sequence ATGGCCGATCGAACCCGCGCACGCGTCTTCGTCTCGGGCACTGTACAGGGCGTCTACTACCGTGCAACCACTCGCGACGCGGCTCGCGAGGAGGGCGTCGACGGCTGGGTCAAAAATCTCGAGGACGGCCGCGTCGAAGCGGTGTTCGAGGGGCCGGAAGACGCCGTCGAGTCGATGCTCGAGTTCTGCCACGAGGGTAGTTCCGCGGCCGAGGTCGAGGACGTCGCGGTCGAGTACGAGGAGCCAGCGGGCGAGGACGGCTTCGAGGTCCGGTACTGA
- a CDS encoding poly(R)-hydroxyalkanoic acid synthase subunit PhaE, with protein MTDSPPQSQNWNAFVEQWNEQFLDALEDNMEAQARFVESWSETVGEMSEDEEISEGVEGYARAYETWMNASQQMVDRMNDTLEGEDVELEEFRDVWLNTANDAFKEVMSTTAFAKMTGETVGDVLELQQQADEAAEETLHTLGFATESDVVEVGDRLVELERRQHAVEQKLDRVLDHLEEQ; from the coding sequence ATGACAGACTCACCACCCCAGTCACAGAACTGGAACGCATTCGTCGAACAGTGGAACGAGCAGTTCCTCGACGCGCTCGAGGACAACATGGAAGCGCAGGCCCGATTCGTCGAAAGCTGGTCCGAGACCGTCGGCGAGATGTCCGAGGATGAGGAGATCTCAGAGGGGGTCGAGGGCTACGCTCGGGCCTACGAGACGTGGATGAACGCCTCACAGCAGATGGTCGACCGGATGAACGACACGCTCGAGGGCGAGGACGTCGAACTCGAGGAGTTCCGCGACGTCTGGCTCAACACGGCTAACGACGCCTTCAAGGAGGTCATGTCGACGACCGCCTTCGCGAAGATGACCGGCGAGACCGTCGGCGACGTGCTGGAACTCCAGCAGCAGGCCGACGAGGCCGCCGAGGAGACGCTGCACACGCTCGGATTCGCGACCGAAAGCGACGTCGTCGAGGTTGGCGATCGACTCGTCGAACTCGAGCGCCGTCAGCACGCCGTCGAGCAAAAACTCGACCGCGTTCTCGACCACCTCGAAGAGCAATGA
- a CDS encoding MaoC family dehydratase, whose protein sequence is MSHQNAGENGFATLANVWSATTRALLENATAANRAVVSAMDSTETNGRSIAETTDAAIPSLEYSDTDWVFDRSVDDPANLGAGDAVTFEKELSEEDVRAFAEISGDTNRLHLDDAFAADTRFGERIIHGTLVSGLISAALARLPGLTIYLSQDLEFAGPVGIGDRVSARVEILEDLGNNQYRLETIVRDEDADATVVNGEAVVLIDDLPEA, encoded by the coding sequence ATGTCACACCAGAACGCCGGTGAGAACGGTTTTGCCACCCTGGCGAACGTCTGGTCGGCGACGACCCGAGCCCTCCTCGAGAACGCGACCGCAGCGAACCGCGCCGTCGTCTCCGCGATGGATTCGACCGAGACGAACGGCAGATCGATCGCCGAGACGACGGACGCAGCGATCCCGTCGCTCGAGTACTCCGATACCGACTGGGTGTTCGACCGCAGCGTCGACGATCCGGCGAACCTCGGCGCCGGCGACGCCGTCACGTTCGAGAAGGAGCTCTCCGAGGAAGACGTCCGTGCGTTCGCGGAGATCAGCGGCGACACGAACCGTCTTCACCTCGACGACGCGTTCGCCGCCGACACCCGATTCGGCGAGCGTATCATCCATGGGACGCTGGTCTCCGGGCTCATCAGCGCCGCCCTGGCCCGCCTGCCCGGACTCACGATCTACCTCTCCCAGGACCTCGAGTTCGCCGGCCCCGTCGGCATCGGTGATCGAGTATCCGCTCGCGTCGAGATCCTCGAGGATCTCGGCAACAACCAGTACCGGCTCGAGACGATCGTTCGCGACGAGGACGCCGACGCGACGGTCGTCAACGGCGAGGCCGTCGTCCTGATCGACGACCTGCCCGAGGCGTAA
- a CDS encoding AbrB/MazE/SpoVT family DNA-binding domain-containing protein, which produces MTDDSDQSPWFPPAMFAEQMQDAGEQVAESQQEMLKQLLQASSANPLQNASNPMNMGTATFKARVQSGGRISIPEPERDALDIQEGDIVQTIVVPVKRNREE; this is translated from the coding sequence ATGACGGACGACTCCGACCAATCGCCCTGGTTCCCGCCTGCGATGTTCGCCGAGCAGATGCAGGACGCCGGAGAGCAGGTCGCCGAATCCCAGCAGGAGATGTTGAAACAGTTGCTGCAGGCGAGTTCCGCGAATCCGCTTCAGAACGCGTCGAACCCTATGAACATGGGAACGGCGACGTTCAAGGCTCGCGTCCAGAGCGGCGGTCGGATCAGCATTCCCGAACCCGAACGAGACGCCCTCGACATTCAGGAGGGTGACATCGTTCAGACGATCGTCGTCCCCGTCAAACGAAACCGCGAGGAGTAA
- the moaC gene encoding cyclic pyranopterin monophosphate synthase MoaC, whose protein sequence is MSDERKTGATPSADDPAADDLTHTTDEGDVQMVDVGDKPDSERRAIAAGEIRLQPSTIEAIGENEVGKGDVLATARVGAIQAVKHTWETIPMCHQIPITNVDTEFDLREDRIELEVAVETTGKTGCEMEALEGVTTGLNVVWDMVKAVEKDAEGQYPDTGIENVRVLEKEKRTR, encoded by the coding sequence ATGAGTGACGAGCGCAAAACGGGAGCGACCCCGTCCGCGGACGATCCCGCAGCCGACGACCTCACGCACACGACCGACGAGGGCGACGTCCAGATGGTCGACGTCGGCGACAAACCGGACAGCGAGCGCCGGGCGATCGCTGCGGGTGAGATCCGCCTGCAGCCGTCGACGATCGAGGCGATCGGCGAGAACGAGGTCGGCAAGGGCGACGTGCTCGCGACGGCCCGCGTCGGCGCGATTCAGGCCGTGAAACACACCTGGGAGACGATCCCGATGTGTCACCAGATCCCGATCACGAACGTCGACACCGAGTTCGACCTGCGCGAGGACCGGATCGAACTCGAGGTCGCCGTCGAGACGACCGGCAAGACCGGCTGCGAGATGGAGGCCCTCGAGGGCGTCACGACCGGACTGAACGTCGTCTGGGACATGGTCAAGGCCGTCGAGAAGGACGCCGAGGGCCAGTATCCGGACACCGGCATCGAGAACGTCCGCGTGCTCGAGAAGGAGAAGCGAACGCGCTGA
- a CDS encoding UPF0058 family protein yields MKKQELIHLHGLLAEVSNQCAEWNGCQIDLEEYESRGIRPTSIHKSKTDHKAAVFALAGGITTNMREDEQEAVAATAD; encoded by the coding sequence ATGAAGAAGCAGGAGCTCATTCACCTTCACGGCCTTCTCGCCGAGGTATCGAATCAGTGTGCGGAGTGGAACGGTTGTCAGATTGATCTTGAAGAGTACGAGTCGCGTGGTATTCGACCGACATCGATCCACAAATCGAAGACTGATCACAAGGCTGCCGTGTTCGCGCTCGCCGGCGGAATCACGACGAACATGCGCGAGGACGAGCAGGAAGCCGTCGCCGCTACCGCAGACTAA
- the fabG gene encoding 3-oxoacyl-ACP reductase FabG, with translation MSMDGRTCVITGSARGIGRGIAEHLGEKGANVVINYRSSEGAAHEAVEAIESAGGSAVTAQADVSILEDVEHMREVCHEAFGPADVLVNNAGITADKQFTEMTREEWDRVMDVNLGGMFNCTQTFYDDIWNADEGRLINISSVVGKQGNFGQANYATAKSGMFGFTRTIALELAQGGSTANCVAPGFTRTDMVESVPDHVLDRIIAGIPLERLAEVEDIAAVVCFLAGRNSSYVTGEVIDVNGGMDL, from the coding sequence ATGTCCATGGACGGACGCACCTGTGTCATCACAGGATCGGCGCGCGGGATCGGACGCGGGATCGCAGAACATCTCGGCGAGAAGGGGGCAAACGTCGTCATCAACTACCGGTCATCCGAGGGGGCAGCACACGAGGCGGTCGAGGCCATCGAAAGCGCCGGTGGAAGTGCCGTCACGGCGCAGGCCGACGTCTCCATCCTCGAGGACGTCGAACACATGCGTGAGGTCTGCCACGAGGCGTTCGGCCCGGCCGACGTCCTGGTGAACAACGCCGGCATCACCGCCGACAAGCAGTTCACCGAGATGACCCGCGAGGAGTGGGACCGCGTGATGGACGTCAACTTAGGCGGGATGTTCAACTGCACCCAGACGTTCTACGACGACATCTGGAACGCCGACGAGGGACGGCTCATCAACATCTCGAGCGTGGTCGGCAAACAGGGGAACTTCGGCCAAGCGAACTACGCCACCGCGAAAAGCGGAATGTTCGGGTTCACCCGGACGATCGCGCTCGAACTCGCCCAGGGCGGTTCGACGGCGAACTGCGTCGCACCGGGTTTTACCCGAACGGACATGGTCGAGAGCGTTCCCGACCACGTGCTCGATCGCATCATCGCCGGCATCCCGCTCGAGCGCCTGGCGGAGGTCGAAGACATCGCCGCCGTCGTCTGTTTCCTCGCGGGGCGGAACTCCTCGTACGTCACGGGCGAAGTGATCGACGTCAACGGCGGGATGGACCTGTAG
- the phaC gene encoding class III poly(R)-hydroxyalkanoic acid synthase subunit PhaC — protein sequence MKNPYTTVLEMQRQAWEGAAGLAEKTRVAPDRTETIENTEVGQTPSEVVYEENKLKLLHYEAKTEEQHDIPILIVYALINKPYILDLQPDRSVVQTLLEAGFDVYMIDWGEPSALDRSLSLDDYVNRYIDNCVDEVRERSGQDAINILGYCMGGTMSAMYAALEPEKVENLALMAAGLCFTGEGGVLELWGAEDYYDPETVTDTFGNVPAEFLDVGFALMDPVANNVTKYVRFYDNMEDEDFVENFARMERWLDEGIDVAGVAYEEFIEDIYQENKLVENELELGGERVDVGEIDMPVLQIVAEYDHLIPPEASKPFNEAISSDDTEIMEFPTGHIGMSVSSRSHAELWPDVCDWFEARSDGEGETPPASREGGEAVGAEATEPETPAPEEPDAALAEDVEGNETGPEDLSEEGGTTAETAEANPGADVDAETSEHHGADRSDEEIIERGEDDIQEESAEPGEMNVDEDIVEEVADETASSAIESETDDLTDLNGVGQAYADELAAAGVETFDQLAAVDTAELAAETEIPPSRIEDWIEQAQQR from the coding sequence ATGAAGAACCCGTATACGACCGTCCTGGAGATGCAACGCCAGGCCTGGGAGGGCGCCGCCGGCCTCGCCGAGAAGACGCGGGTCGCTCCGGATCGGACCGAGACCATCGAGAACACCGAGGTTGGACAGACGCCGAGCGAAGTCGTCTACGAGGAGAACAAGCTCAAACTTCTCCACTACGAGGCGAAGACCGAGGAGCAACACGACATCCCCATCCTCATCGTCTACGCGCTGATCAACAAGCCGTACATCCTCGACCTCCAGCCCGACCGCTCGGTGGTTCAGACGCTGCTCGAGGCCGGGTTCGACGTCTACATGATCGACTGGGGCGAGCCGTCGGCGCTCGACCGCTCGCTCTCGCTCGACGACTACGTCAACCGCTACATCGATAACTGCGTCGACGAGGTCCGCGAGCGCTCCGGTCAGGACGCGATCAACATCCTCGGCTACTGCATGGGCGGGACGATGTCGGCCATGTACGCCGCCCTCGAACCCGAGAAGGTCGAAAACCTCGCACTGATGGCGGCCGGTCTCTGTTTCACCGGCGAGGGTGGCGTCCTGGAGCTCTGGGGCGCCGAAGACTACTACGACCCCGAGACGGTCACCGACACCTTCGGCAACGTCCCGGCGGAGTTCTTAGACGTCGGCTTCGCGCTGATGGATCCCGTCGCGAACAACGTGACGAAGTACGTCCGGTTCTACGACAACATGGAGGACGAGGACTTCGTCGAGAACTTCGCCCGGATGGAGCGCTGGCTCGACGAGGGAATCGACGTCGCGGGCGTCGCCTACGAGGAGTTCATCGAGGACATCTACCAGGAGAACAAGCTGGTCGAGAACGAACTCGAGCTCGGCGGCGAGCGCGTCGACGTCGGCGAGATCGACATGCCCGTCCTCCAGATCGTCGCGGAGTACGACCACCTCATCCCGCCGGAAGCGTCCAAACCGTTCAACGAGGCGATCTCCTCCGACGACACCGAGATCATGGAGTTCCCGACGGGACACATCGGCATGTCCGTCTCCTCGCGGAGCCACGCCGAACTCTGGCCCGACGTTTGTGACTGGTTCGAAGCGCGGTCGGACGGGGAGGGCGAGACGCCTCCGGCGTCTCGTGAAGGCGGCGAAGCCGTCGGTGCCGAGGCGACCGAACCGGAGACGCCCGCGCCCGAGGAGCCGGACGCCGCTCTCGCCGAAGACGTCGAGGGCAACGAGACGGGTCCCGAAGACCTCTCGGAAGAGGGGGGTACGACCGCCGAAACGGCCGAAGCGAATCCCGGTGCCGACGTTGACGCCGAGACGAGCGAGCACCACGGCGCGGACCGATCGGACGAAGAGATTATCGAGCGCGGCGAGGACGACATCCAGGAGGAATCCGCCGAACCGGGCGAGATGAACGTCGACGAGGACATCGTCGAGGAGGTCGCCGACGAGACCGCTTCGTCGGCGATCGAGTCCGAAACGGACGACCTCACCGACCTGAACGGCGTCGGACAAGCCTACGCCGACGAGCTCGCCGCGGCCGGCGTCGAGACGTTCGACCAACTCGCCGCCGTCGACACTGCGGAACTCGCCGCCGAAACGGAAATCCCCCCGAGCCGGATCGAAGACTGGATCGAACAGGCCCAGCAGCGGTAA